The Leptospira brenneri genomic sequence GTTCCAGTGACTACTGCACCACCAATCGGGATCCAACGAGAAAACTGCTTTCGGATGATCGATTTAGATACTATGATACCTAATTTTTCCAACATGGTTTGAAATACTCTAACAGTTGTTGGGCGAATCAAGATTTTTAGAGAGGATTCTTCTATAATTTTACGGAACACTTGAGACCCACCATGTTTGAATAGGCAATAGAGCAACAACTCCTTTGTGACCTGGACTTCTTTTCCGTAAAGAGCAGCAATGTCCAAAATCAAATGTCCTTGGATTCGATAGACCAAAAGTAATTCCGGAAGAATACTCAGGATGCCCAAAGGCCCAGGCGGTAGTGAGCAGGTGGCACTGATGAGCCCCGATTTAAAGGAAGCGTTCTGGACCAACTCCTGAATGAGATTGTCCGGGGGTTGGATTGTGGGTGCATATGGACTTCGATAGTCCTCTAGTCCGGCAAATAGTTCGATAAGACCGTCCAAAAAACCTTCGGATTTGACCTGAGATGGAGTTTCGTTCACTGGTTTCTGGAATCCTCGTTAGATTTTGGTTTATCAAAAACAGGCATTCTATATCCTTTCCATAGACATGATAGATAGATTGAAAAAAATTCAAGAAAAATACCTGCGTATCGAGGATGAGCTCGCGAAGGCCACGGCATCCGATACTTTGAAGAATCTATCGAAAGAAAGATCTCGCCTAACTCCCGTATATACAAAGGCCGATGAATATTTAAAAATTACGAAAGATTGCCAAGACGCTAAATTACTCTTAGAGTCTGAAAACGATCCAGATATGCATAGCATGTTGAAATCGGAAATAGAAGAAGGTGAAAAAAAATTAGAAGAACTCGCCAAAGAACTCGAAATCATGTTATTACCGCCAGATCCAAATTCTGGAAAAAGTATTCTTGTAGAAATTCGAGCCGGAACAGGTGGAGAAGAGTCAGGATTATTTTGTGCAGATTTGTTTCGTATGTACAACAAGTATGCTGATAAACAAGGTATCAGAGCTGAAATCATCGATGCAAGTCCCACGGGAATTGGTGGTTTCAAAGAAATCGTATTTTCGCTAGATGATGACAAAGCATATGATTTGTTTAAATTTGAATCTGGCACACATCGGGTTCAAAGGATTCCTGAAACAGAATCTGGTGGAAGAATCCATACATCCGCGGTAACTGTTGCCATACTTCCGGAAGCAGAAGAAAAAGAAGTAGAGATTAGAGAAAGCGATCTTAGAATCGACGTATATCGATCGTCAGGTGCTGGTGGTCAGCACGTCAACACAACTGACTCAGCTGTTCGGATTACCCATATCCCAACAGGCATTGTCGTTGCTTCGCAGGAAGAACGTTCTCAAATCAAAAACCGCGACAAAGCGATGCGAGTTTTACGTGCAAGAATTGTTGACCAGATGGCTGATGCCGCCAAACAAAGTGCAGATGCTTTGAAAAAGGCGCAAGTGGGATCGGGAGATAGGTCGGAACGAATTCGTACTTATAACTTCCCGCAAGGTCGTTGTACGGATCACCGGATTGGTTTTACGAGTCATAATTTACCTTCCATAA encodes the following:
- the prfA gene encoding peptide chain release factor 1; the protein is MIDRLKKIQEKYLRIEDELAKATASDTLKNLSKERSRLTPVYTKADEYLKITKDCQDAKLLLESENDPDMHSMLKSEIEEGEKKLEELAKELEIMLLPPDPNSGKSILVEIRAGTGGEESGLFCADLFRMYNKYADKQGIRAEIIDASPTGIGGFKEIVFSLDDDKAYDLFKFESGTHRVQRIPETESGGRIHTSAVTVAILPEAEEKEVEIRESDLRIDVYRSSGAGGQHVNTTDSAVRITHIPTGIVVASQEERSQIKNRDKAMRVLRARIVDQMADAAKQSADALKKAQVGSGDRSERIRTYNFPQGRCTDHRIGFTSHNLPSIMEGDLDELIDALVQEDRSKRLAEAKA